In Pithys albifrons albifrons isolate INPA30051 chromosome 6, PitAlb_v1, whole genome shotgun sequence, a single genomic region encodes these proteins:
- the CIPC gene encoding CLOCK-interacting pacemaker isoform X2, translating into MEMKSFNHHLSMAAAESDKDSGYSDGSSECPSAMEQTDSEDVLNTLCWNAEDGPWQCPRTTSSSFPGLSPMVVMKNVLVKQGSSSQLQSWTVQPSFEVIPAQPQLVFLRPSMPPPINPHPVGKKRNDSTNYLPILNSYPKIAPQPCKRDHSFDLEECQETTCHKRLCMETPKMETSPVLMSAGLPTSPFAHLPVSLKTSQNSSRQSSAALVTSGKLSALSSFHRVSSDTQKVPGLTPLLPFGTLQATKCTLHESEGASQTMMQSAVWSPPLIPEEICTTPELLLQQQSKCRRFQNTLVVLRRSGLLEITLKTKELIHQNQVTQAELDRLKHQTQLFIEAIKNNAPQSWAELEASLTGSEKADNNLEDPPYPNM; encoded by the exons ATGGAAATGAAGAGCTTCAACCATCACCTCAGCATGGCGGCAGCTGAATCTGACAAAGACTCTGGATATTCAG ATGGAAGTTCCGAGTGCCCGAGTGCCATGGAGCAGACGGACTCTGAGGACGTGCTGAACACCTTGTGCTGGAATGCAGAGGATGGGCCTTGGCAATGCCCGAGGACCACGAGCAGCTCCTTTCCTGGGCTTTCTCCTATGGTCGTAATGAAAAATGTGTTAGTTAAGCAG GGGAGTTCATCACAGCTCCAGTCTTGGACTGTGCAGCCATCCTTTGAAGTGATTCCAGCTCAACCACAGCTAGTCTTTCTTCGTCCATCAATGCCACCTCCCATTAATCCTCACCCTGttgggaaaaagagaaatgacTCCACTAATTACTTGCCCATCCTAAATTCTTATCCCAAAATAGCACCACAACCCTGCAAAAGAGATCACTCCTTTGATCTAGAAGAATGTCAGGAAACCACTTGCCATAAGCGACTCTGCATGGAAACACCCAAGATGGAGACTTCTCCTGTGTTGATGAGCGCAGGCTTGCCTACCAGCCCTTTTGCCCATCTACCAGTTAGCTTGAAGACCTCTCAGAATTCTAGCCGGCAAAGTTCTGCAGCTCTGGTGACAAGTGGAAAACTGTCAGCTCTTTCTAGTTTTCATCGTGTTTCCAGTGACACTCAGAAAGTGCCAGGTTTGACTCCCCTTTTGCCTTTTGGAACTCTGCAGGCAACGAAGTGCACCCTTCATGAGAGCGAGGGTGCATCGCAGACTATGATGCAGTCTGCAGTGTGGAGCCCCCCACTGATACCAGAAGAAATTTGCACTACCCCTGAGCTGCTCTTGCAACAGCAAAGCAAGTGCAGACGCTTTCAGAATACCCTTGTTGTGCTGCGTAGGTCGGGGTTGCTGGAGATCACCTTAAAGACCAAGGAGCTCATTCATCAGAACCAGGTGACTCAGGCTGAGCTGGACCGGCTGAAGCACCAAACACAGCTTTTCATAGAGGCAATAAAGAACAATGCTCCACAGTCATGGGCAGAGCTAGAAGCATCTCTAACAGGATCTGAAAAAGCTGATAACAACCTCGAAGACCCCCCATATCCCAACATGTAG
- the CIPC gene encoding CLOCK-interacting pacemaker isoform X1, which translates to MVCSVEEGVPALPKASPRAKRADEFFNGEGIKNCPWHDGRTQTKQSSVETLEQLLGKVMEMKSFNHHLSMAAAESDKDSGYSDGSSECPSAMEQTDSEDVLNTLCWNAEDGPWQCPRTTSSSFPGLSPMVVMKNVLVKQGSSSQLQSWTVQPSFEVIPAQPQLVFLRPSMPPPINPHPVGKKRNDSTNYLPILNSYPKIAPQPCKRDHSFDLEECQETTCHKRLCMETPKMETSPVLMSAGLPTSPFAHLPVSLKTSQNSSRQSSAALVTSGKLSALSSFHRVSSDTQKVPGLTPLLPFGTLQATKCTLHESEGASQTMMQSAVWSPPLIPEEICTTPELLLQQQSKCRRFQNTLVVLRRSGLLEITLKTKELIHQNQVTQAELDRLKHQTQLFIEAIKNNAPQSWAELEASLTGSEKADNNLEDPPYPNM; encoded by the exons ATGGTTTGTTCCGTAGAAGAAGGTGTGCCAGCCCTTCCTAAAGCTTCCCCTCGTGCCAAGCGGGCTGATGAG TTCTTCAATGGAGAAGGCATTAAGAACTGCCCATGGCATGATGGAAGGACCCAGACAAAACAATCATCTGTTGAGACCCTTGAGCAACTATTGGGCAAAGTTATGGAAATGAAGAGCTTCAACCATCACCTCAGCATGGCGGCAGCTGAATCTGACAAAGACTCTGGATATTCAG ATGGAAGTTCCGAGTGCCCGAGTGCCATGGAGCAGACGGACTCTGAGGACGTGCTGAACACCTTGTGCTGGAATGCAGAGGATGGGCCTTGGCAATGCCCGAGGACCACGAGCAGCTCCTTTCCTGGGCTTTCTCCTATGGTCGTAATGAAAAATGTGTTAGTTAAGCAG GGGAGTTCATCACAGCTCCAGTCTTGGACTGTGCAGCCATCCTTTGAAGTGATTCCAGCTCAACCACAGCTAGTCTTTCTTCGTCCATCAATGCCACCTCCCATTAATCCTCACCCTGttgggaaaaagagaaatgacTCCACTAATTACTTGCCCATCCTAAATTCTTATCCCAAAATAGCACCACAACCCTGCAAAAGAGATCACTCCTTTGATCTAGAAGAATGTCAGGAAACCACTTGCCATAAGCGACTCTGCATGGAAACACCCAAGATGGAGACTTCTCCTGTGTTGATGAGCGCAGGCTTGCCTACCAGCCCTTTTGCCCATCTACCAGTTAGCTTGAAGACCTCTCAGAATTCTAGCCGGCAAAGTTCTGCAGCTCTGGTGACAAGTGGAAAACTGTCAGCTCTTTCTAGTTTTCATCGTGTTTCCAGTGACACTCAGAAAGTGCCAGGTTTGACTCCCCTTTTGCCTTTTGGAACTCTGCAGGCAACGAAGTGCACCCTTCATGAGAGCGAGGGTGCATCGCAGACTATGATGCAGTCTGCAGTGTGGAGCCCCCCACTGATACCAGAAGAAATTTGCACTACCCCTGAGCTGCTCTTGCAACAGCAAAGCAAGTGCAGACGCTTTCAGAATACCCTTGTTGTGCTGCGTAGGTCGGGGTTGCTGGAGATCACCTTAAAGACCAAGGAGCTCATTCATCAGAACCAGGTGACTCAGGCTGAGCTGGACCGGCTGAAGCACCAAACACAGCTTTTCATAGAGGCAATAAAGAACAATGCTCCACAGTCATGGGCAGAGCTAGAAGCATCTCTAACAGGATCTGAAAAAGCTGATAACAACCTCGAAGACCCCCCATATCCCAACATGTAG